Genomic window (Hippoglossus stenolepis isolate QCI-W04-F060 chromosome 11, HSTE1.2, whole genome shotgun sequence):
AGAATGTATATTCCAGGCGGTTACTTTGCCCTTGGAGgggatattttctctttgtttagTCACTTACCGCTTCCCTCGAGTAAGGCATTCCTCTTTCGTTTTGCATAAGCCCGCAGGTGATTGGACAAGCTGACTCCACTGTGGAAAGTTGCATTGCAATGCTCACACACCTTCCTGTTGAATTCACCTTTCTCTGCAACCAGACAAAATAATACATAGACATATGTGAAAACATAAATGCGAGTATATTTTTGTTAGCAGTAAGAAGGAACAGGTCATAATAAACAACTGGTTTCCTTTCTGAAATGAGCCACTATACATTACTTTGAAAGTGGATTATTCAAACCATTGAATAGTTTAATTGAAGTATATGTTATATTAGGAATTTAGTTAGATTAGGAAACAAGTTCTTAGCAGTGAAGGAAGAGAGCTATTACAGTGACTACATACTGTAGTTTCCTGTTAAGAGCTAGGGTCAATTAATCcattttaaatttattaaaGAGTTAAATTTGAGTCTTAAATGTAAGGTGTACCGGTCATTTCTTCAAAACATGAGGCTTTACATTTGATATGTTTTTCTAACTTcggtttttaaaaatctgacaatcttttttttttttttacaaaccaaaTTTAAGATATCCCTTCACAAATGTTTGTTGCATCATTTTTTTCTGACGTGTGGTAAAATTAAAATACTGGCtgatttattatcatcatcaaacAACTAGTCTGATATTACTGAATTCAACAAAACACTAAAGcattccacttcctgtttaaccTATGTGGTGACTACTATCTGAAATGTGCTTACCGCATATTGAGTTTGGCAGTGAGTCTAAAGTGTGCTCACTGTTTGAACAAAGCGTGGTGTTTTTTGACATCTGATTGGATCCCCTTAGTCTGCCGTCTTCCTGACACTTTCTCTTCTTCAGGATTCCTATCAAGGCAGTTGTGCCTTGGAGTGAATTTTTAACATCCCACTTTGACTCTAGTGGACTTTCGTCAGACTCCATTTCCGCTAAAGAAAACGTGGACATCAGTGGTTCGGCATCATTGCAAACTCTTGGAATAGAATGACTTTTTGGGAATCCAATGGGGGGTGGCGTGAGACGATCATCACTGGACAGCTTTGGCGAAGCACCATATTGGTAATGGATCCGTCTCTTTCCCAAAATTTGAATTGCCCGCTGGAATTCCTTCTTGTCACGCATCAACTCCCGGAGTAAAATTAAAGGGGATTTGGTCTTTGATGAAAAGCTTCTACCAAGCTTTTTGAGGTGGCCTCTTATGTGGTTGGACTGCCCAGTCCTGTTATCAAATGAATCTCCACATAATGGACAGGAGTGAATACTCCTCACAGTCCCAGAATCCGACTCCATCTGTAATgctgaaataataatacaaaaaatgtcATGAATATAGTACAATATGATAAATGTATACATTGAAGTACATAAAAAGTAGGAAATATAAAGTATTACATATAGGTAAACATAATGGAAAACTATAGTTTAAACCCAGTTCGAAACATGTTTAACTGGATCTACCAGTTGTGAGAAAACGGAATTCACCAAAAAATAAATCCAGAGATCTTGGTGGTAGATGCATTTCTACAATAGGCCTAAACAAGGCGAATAAATAAGCTAACATTTCCCCCCAGAGTAgttgcaaagagaaaaaaaaaggacatccgattatgaaaatgtatatataccGAAGCCATCTAATACATGATTTCTTGTGTGGGCCTAGGCTGACGCATTGACTGCACTGCATGATGGACATGACATATTGATATACTGTAGAGAGTGGTTTGCACTCTGAAAATCACTGTTTGGAAATACTTCAGTTTTTGGTCAGTTGACGGAAAACTTGTGGATGGTCGTTCAGTTAACCTGTGTTTAAAGCACCAGCAACCAGAGGGCACATCTCCAAAATAAGCACCAAAATGAGCATGGCTTGATGTCCGTTACAGAAAGCCATGTCATGACTAATTTTTGAGCACTGATGCAACTTTTGTGTCCGTTTCCAAGGAAATAATTGTGTAAGTGCATGCAACTGTTACTATTTTCTGTTCGTTTTCAACAGAAATTTGACTaatctcttgtttttttacaaggaTGACCAACTGAGCCCTTATTTTGAGTTGCCCCAGAGGATTTTCCTCAGCAGTGGTACCACATTCCAAGATCTCAGCAAGCTCAAGGCTTTACAAAAACCGATTCAGaggcacaaaataaaagctgaatcGTTATAAAACCAATGATTTCTTACAATAGAAGAAGAACATGTAATAAGTATGGAATTACCCTTTTTCAATCTCCGGAATGCTGTGATCTTCCGTCGAATTCGTGGCCTCCTATCTTGAGAAGCCACCTGCTCAGGGGGCACTACATGGCGTGCATTGTAGGTCAATCCAACCCTATGCAGATGTCCTCTGACATGATTGGATAATCCAACACCTGACTCAAAGACAGCGGGACAGTATGGACAATTCTTTTGGTCCGATTCCGACTCTGATAAATCTTCTGAGAAGGATTCACTCAGTGGTATTTGGTGGGATTCAAAGGTTTCTTCACATACTTCTGTTTCTATGCATTCTTCTTTGATTTCAGGGTCCGTTTGGTCTTGCTCCTcagtctttattttttcaaacaacCTTTTAGATGCCTGCAGAGCACCCCTCATGGACATTCTTCTGCTATAGGTAtaaatgatgttttgtttttcttccttgcCAACATTGTCAAAGGAGTTCATGTCGTTGTCATTAAACTGGAGAATGTCGAAGTCGTCATATtcgtcgtcttcttcttcttggtttATATTGTTGGGACTCTGCAATGGTTTTGGTAAGATGAAGCACGAGTCTTGATCTGAGGTGTTGCGATATGGGGTGGACATCTTCCGCTTTGATGGTGACCTTCTCATAGTTGAATGATGCACATTCAATTTGGGTTCACGCATGCTTTGGAAGTGCTTTTCAGCTGCACCTGATGGCAAACTATGTCCATTTGGGGATAAAGACGAATCTTCAACCTTGACAGTGAATGTTTCTGGAAACTGATCAGAGTCATCGTTGCTGCAATTATTGGTTTCCTCATTTTGCTCAGCGGACTTCTTTCCACGTTGCTGTCTGGACAGGAGAACGTTAATGGATTTGTCAAGCTTTGATTCCATCAGTTGAGACTTGAGACCTCTCTTAATCTTGCTATTTTTGAATAGGTCTGAAATGTCATTGGATTCACTCGGTGAACAGGCTCTTCTAGAAGAGATCCGATTTTTTATTGAGATTTTAGACATGAATTCAGCATCTTCTACAGGACTTTTACGAGTGGGCACATACTGCTCCTTCGATGGTTGCCCGTTTTTTTGACTCAGCTGTATAGCTTCATATTCCTCAAAAGTTTGTTGATGACGTCGCAGAAGGTGATTCTTCATTACATTTTTGCTAAAAGCTCTGTAAGAACAAATGTTACAGGAGTACGTTTCAGAGTCATGATTCTGGATCTGTGAATATTTCTCACAAGGCTGTGTAGCTTCGTATTCCTGTGCACTTGTCTGAATAGGCTGTGTAGCTTTGTATTCCTCAAAGGTTTGTTGATGGCGCCGCAGAAGGTGattcttaaaaatatttttgctaaAAGCTCTGTAAGAACAAATGTTACAGGAAAATGAGTCAGGGTCATGATTCTGGATCTGTTTTCTAACCGTTATAACAGTGTGCTGCATAACATTATGTCTCCTAAGATCATTCTCATTGAAAGTCCTGAAGCTACATTTGTCACATCGAAactttctcttgtctttctcaTGTGTTTTCGCATGTTGAACAAACGTGTTTGGGTAGTATGCTACAAATGGGCACTGAGGGCAGAAAagctttttcatttcaacatttttatccTCTTTCTTCTTATAATTCGTGCCTCTGATCTCTTCAGTGAGTCTTGCTCTCTTACCCTGGTGGATGGACATGTGCTCAATAAGTGAACCACTTTTTCTGAAGGAGAGTCCACATTCACGGCATATAAAAGGCTTTTGCGAAATATTCGACTGTGATTTGGAGAGCTTCCTTCCCTCAGATGACGTTTGGCTCAGATCAGGGTAAAGGTCTTCTGAGGGATCCACCATGACAACCATGTCCATTTTCCGCTTCCTTCTCCTTTGGCTGTTATTCGGAAGGACATCAGCTTTCGCCTCCTCATCCGAAGAATCACCATTGTTTTCCCACAGAAACTGCATAAACTCTTTGTGAGGGTCCCAATGAAGATCACCGGCACCGCTAAAACTATCCAACGAGTTCTCAGGTGAGTCTGAGTCAAAACCCCAAATTCCTGCAGAGTCAATTTCCTGGACAGTTTTTAATGGGGTGAtgctcttttcttcctctttctctgtggaAATGCTATTGAGTTCATTGGCTTGAGTAGCCTGATGTGAAGAAGGTCCATTTCCCAGGCCAACTGGAGACAACATATCTGTGTTTGACAGAACATCTAGGACACTGTTCTGTTTTAGAGAAAGCTTGCCAAAAGAATCAGAGGAAGAGGCTGACTCTTGGGCCATTCTTACAGGCTCTTGCAGTAGTGAGAGGGCATTGATCTCAGGTTCGGCATCTTtgtcatcttcatcaacacctGTCAGACATGACATTTCTGCTGCCATGACCTGAAAAAGACAAGTAAAGCCTTTTAGATATTCCACGGTCACATTCCAtgcttttttatatattctttgGGGGGTATTGCCTCTATTGTATAGGACAGAGAGTAAGCTTGTGaaggggggacagagagagagtgggggaggacatgcataAATGGAATCAAAACTTTGGCCTCTGCGGGTTGAGGCCTTGCCTCGTTGGGgcggcagctctaccaggtgagctataaCATTATCCTTTACTGGTGACTATGTTTGATCTGTACGGATCAACTCCCATGGTTCGGAAACACATGTGGACCACCAATTAATTGTAAAATTTACATATTAGTGTAACTTTTAGGTTTACTATTGGGTCACTTTTTTCAGTAATAATTGTATACATTTCAATCCAAAAAGAAGCCATGGCAAATGGAGGAGTGGAAGAATTGGAGCCTACCACATCATTTAAGGATCTGTCCATACTACTACTTTTTcacttgaaaacacatcaactctgctCCAGATATGCTGGCATCCaaactactctggagttttagagccgctaaaacCAAGAGGTCtagaaacgctgctggccctgtttgagtttgaaaactATAGGGCAggattttagtctggacgggtGGAAACAGAGTTGTTTGGAAACTATGACAtcaaccgcttgctgattgggtcttttcagtcatgcctgctgattcgtcaggctcctatcacatgaccacatTCTGGTAAGAAACAACCGGCATTAGCCGTGGCTATCACTGTATAATACAACATGGATAATCCAATAATCCAAAACAATTGTTGCTGACCCggttgtctttgctaacagctgtatTTAACAATgctacaactgcttacatgcgtagataaaataaactaaataaaatactttagtttaaatctttatttaaacattgaACACTTGGAAAGTTGTAAAAATTCAAGTTCTTTGATAAATAGAAAGCAAAGATATATTTGTCTCCCTTCTTTTGCTTAACCTGAAAAATCATCAGATTTGTAACTGAACACCGTCGTCTGATCTGAACCATGGGTGTTGGGATCGGTTGCACCTCTACCATCAGTTGGTTACATTCAAACtactatgttttagttttaaaatgaatcacTGATGCTACATTTGTGCCTGTTATCCAAACTACTCCAGAGTTTGAGGGCCTGGAAGTTTTGAAACGCTTCTGcccctgttttagtttgaaactcCAGGGTTGCGATGTAGTATTGGTAAGCAGAAACTGAGAcatttggaaatgatgatgttgttACCCGCATtagcttcctgattggttcttatcagtcgaAGCTCAACTACCACCAGTGAAGGCAAAACATTGTAAACACTTACAGTTCCACCACATCATTGGTTTAAATCCTTCGTCTTACTTTTCACCTCTGTCGTTTCTCGTTTGTAGCATTTTCTCGAAGTAAGCAACCACTTGCAGAGTTGAAAATCTGCTTCCTGCCTGTGCACTTGTTACAGATGTGTAAATAGTAGCCACTACAGTattgcaaaacaacaacaaatcctgcacaaacaaaacacatggaaTGTTGGAGCACGCAACGAAAAATTTGATCTAAAACAGCCCTGTTAGAACAGAACAAAGGGCCGCAACAATGAGGGTTGACCAGTGGGACTGTAAAATACAACAAGTCTAGCTGGAGTCTAGCTTTAGCTTTGCCTCTCTGGAAAGTTGATTCATTGTTGGGCTCAGTATGTAACCCCTTCATTTTTGCATTTCCTAATTGTGTTGTAATCATATTTGCCTTTTACAGTCCTGGTAAAATGAAGGTTTGTACTTTAAGTAGCTTTGCTGGATAACAAAAGACAATAGCTAGCTACAAAAAGAAGCTCATTGCATTGAGCAAAATGCAATAGGAACtagaaatcacaaaaaaattaatttgtCTAGTTCCACATTTCTCGTGATTATCAAGAACAGTTCTTCAAGTCTCCACAGAGGCCTGGTGGTGACGACATTGAGGCTACATTCATTCTTCAGCTCTGGTATGGATACGCCTGGAATCCACAATACTCCAGAGTTTTACAGCAGCTAAAACAGAGTGTGGAAACGCTGCTGgatctgttttagtttgaaaactcctgGGCAGCATTTTAGTCTAGACAGGTAGAAACAGAGAGGTTTGGAAACTGTGACGTGGACACTCATAAGTACTTGCTGATTGTGTATTTTCGGTCACAACGTAGCCTTCGCTCATTCGTCAGGcccctatcacatgacccccttccataagaaaacaaccagcattagcctcggctacaagtgtagaacacaacatggataatcaatcaCAAGCAAAGCTGACCCTATTCTCTTGGCTTACAGATGCACTGTAGTTAAATTCTATATTTTAACACTACAACTGCTTACATACGAGATGACCTATTGTTTGAGGTAACTGTGTACACCGGCATGTGcatgccttcctgtttacattgGCTCCcgcatgcccagtgtatgcTAGTGGTCACctgatatgcgttttcaggcgtgttagtagGGACAGGAATTGAGACTGATACTGAGTCACAGCTCtcatgtggagagagaggattttagttttaaaacacaatttttaaaCGAAAACACAGTAGTAAGGACGTAGCCGTAGTCAAAATTTGAAGTCGATGCTAGCTGACGATTACTATTTACACTAAATGAACAATGCAGCCAGTAGGAGGTGCTACAATGGATTAAACATTTTAGACATATATAAAATTCAAATAGCGCTAAAACGATTAGTCGATTGCCAGAAATTACTATGCAGCTTTTTTAAGGGAATGTTTAAGTCTCTTCTGGAGGTTTAGGGTTCTACTTTTTTGTCTTGATTGTAGCCTTAGATATTGTGTTGTTCTGTACCTGATTTCATGGATTTAGGACATTTAAAcgattatttttcatatttcatgcatTAGTTATGTCAGAAATCAATTGGTAGATAAATCCATAGTGAAAATAAACACGCAGTCGTAAATGCAAATCTAAAGCAGCGATGGTTACGATTATTTGTACATCTGGTTCGGTTGGTCAATACTTTTGAAAAACTTGTCAGCGTAGTAATTTTACAAATCTAATACCTAACCTTGTGTTTTACTAATTTAAAGTTaagtgtgtggaatttagtgacatctagtggtaaagttgcagGTGGCAGCTGaatatccctcacctcaccctccccctccaaacatgaaagtgAACCTGTGGTatccttcagttgtcataaaaactcaaacagtgTTTAGTCTGTCCAGTTTGGatgactgtaaaaaacatggcggcctccgtagagaggaacTGCGACAGATGTAATTATAAAAGGTTTTAGGATagagaaaacacaatttgtacaatttggatgattacacacaagtgaaatcaccactaggattattttatactccatttctgctaatagatccctttcacctaaatcttacacactgaacctttaagttttCCACAATAGTCTCGCTTGTTCCAATGTGCTTCTGTGATGTGAAAAGTAAACAGTATGGCTACTTGCAGGGACACCACAGTTACATCCCCGACGCGAtcgacacaaaaacaaatatggcTTAATACAAAATATACCTGACATTGCGCTCGGGTGATTAATTGTGGCCATTAACAACGCCACAAGGTCGCAGGGGTGAGATCACTCGCATTTGAAGGGCAATAGAAGTGTCACACCAGGTGATCGCTGCTGTGGCGAAAGGTGTTTGTCACATCTACACAGCGGCAGCGAAACTGCACAGGGATGAACCTCGTAACAAGGCTTTCGATGAGCGGCGCTGGCTTTTGTACAGAGCCCAAACTTTGCGCACAGTTGTCCGGCAATAAGCCATCCAACAGTAGTTTGAACGGGATTCCAAAGGGTACCTACTTTCACAGCAGATCGGGGTTATTCGCACTTGGTCCCGCGCGGATCTCGTTGCATTTCCTCGGCGTTTGTATCACGCTGGCTCGCTGGATGCTGCTTGCAGGAGCTGCAGACCATTCTGTTCCAGACCCAAGCCTATTCCTCAGGCTAAACTATCGCCGGTGACAGCCATTACTCGCTGCTCGCGACGCGGATATCGGTGAAACGACGATGAACCAACCGACTTTACCTCCGAGCGGCGCGGATGGTGACGGGGCGCAATTTGTACGCTGCATTGAATAATTTCTTACTTTCGTCTTCCATCTATTTCTCAGTCGCCATTTTCCGTGGTGGTCTGGTGAGGGACGGAGCATTTCCTATTGTAAGGGTAACCGCGCTGACATTTTGCTCTTCCGTgacagagcaaaaacaaattcCCCGATAATTATATCATATTACACACTGGATATATTAACAGTTACAGGTGATTAGGCTGTTTTAAGTTATTGTCTCGCATAATTCCGGAACGTAATGTTACAAGTCGGCGCCGCGTCCCCCCCTGCGAAAGGTTCCCAATGGTTCAGTCCAGATAGGAGGCATAAAAAAACCTGAGTGAATGACCATTTCTTTTGGGTAGTAGTTTTTTTTAGATGGATGGCGGCTAATC
Coding sequences:
- the znf644a gene encoding zinc finger protein 644a isoform X2, whose translation is MAAEMSCLTGVDEDDKDAEPEINALSLLQEPVRMAQESASSSDSFGKLSLKQNSVLDVLSNTDMLSPVGLGNGPSSHQATQANELNSISTEKEEEKSITPLKTVQEIDSAGIWGFDSDSPENSLDSFSGAGDLHWDPHKEFMQFLWENNGDSSDEEAKADVLPNNSQRRRKRKMDMVVMVDPSEDLYPDLSQTSSEGRKLSKSQSNISQKPFICRECGLSFRKSGSLIEHMSIHQGKRARLTEEIRGTNYKKKEDKNVEMKKLFCPQCPFVAYYPNTFVQHAKTHEKDKRKFRCDKCSFRTFNENDLRRHNVMQHTVITVRKQIQNHDPDSFSCNICSYRAFSKNIFKNHLLRRHQQTFEEYKATQPIQTSAQEYEATQPCEKYSQIQNHDSETYSCNICSYRAFSKNVMKNHLLRRHQQTFEEYEAIQLSQKNGQPSKEQYVPTRKSPVEDAEFMSKISIKNRISSRRACSPSESNDISDLFKNSKIKRGLKSQLMESKLDKSINVLLSRQQRGKKSAEQNEETNNCSNDDSDQFPETFTVKVEDSSLSPNGHSLPSGAAEKHFQSMREPKLNVHHSTMRRSPSKRKMSTPYRNTSDQDSCFILPKPLQSPNNINQEEEDDEYDDFDILQFNDNDMNSFDNVGKEEKQNIIYTYSRRMSMRGALQASKRLFEKIKTEEQDQTDPEIKEECIETEVCEETFESHQIPLSESFSEDLSESESDQKNCPYCPAVFESGVGLSNHVRGHLHRVGLTYNARHVVPPEQVASQDRRPRIRRKITAFRRLKKALQMESDSGTVRSIHSCPLCGDSFDNRTGQSNHIRGHLKKLGRSFSSKTKSPLILLRELMRDKKEFQRAIQILGKRRIHYQYGASPKLSSDDRLTPPPIGFPKSHSIPRVCNDAEPLMSTFSLAEMESDESPLESKWDVKNSLQGTTALIGILKKRKCQEDGRLRGSNQMSKNTTLCSNSEHTLDSLPNSICEKGEFNRKVCEHCNATFHSGVSLSNHLRAYAKRKRNALLEGSAFDCKVRRQRSRPGSKKKILPLHTQTPEEMYRLTCRFCDLVFQGPLSVQEDWIKHLQRHIMNTSVPHTGLSMVEITSLPKDPQALDSSLTATHAAS
- the znf644a gene encoding zinc finger protein 644a isoform X1, whose protein sequence is MLRPSPDHHGKWRLRNRWKTKVMAAEMSCLTGVDEDDKDAEPEINALSLLQEPVRMAQESASSSDSFGKLSLKQNSVLDVLSNTDMLSPVGLGNGPSSHQATQANELNSISTEKEEEKSITPLKTVQEIDSAGIWGFDSDSPENSLDSFSGAGDLHWDPHKEFMQFLWENNGDSSDEEAKADVLPNNSQRRRKRKMDMVVMVDPSEDLYPDLSQTSSEGRKLSKSQSNISQKPFICRECGLSFRKSGSLIEHMSIHQGKRARLTEEIRGTNYKKKEDKNVEMKKLFCPQCPFVAYYPNTFVQHAKTHEKDKRKFRCDKCSFRTFNENDLRRHNVMQHTVITVRKQIQNHDPDSFSCNICSYRAFSKNIFKNHLLRRHQQTFEEYKATQPIQTSAQEYEATQPCEKYSQIQNHDSETYSCNICSYRAFSKNVMKNHLLRRHQQTFEEYEAIQLSQKNGQPSKEQYVPTRKSPVEDAEFMSKISIKNRISSRRACSPSESNDISDLFKNSKIKRGLKSQLMESKLDKSINVLLSRQQRGKKSAEQNEETNNCSNDDSDQFPETFTVKVEDSSLSPNGHSLPSGAAEKHFQSMREPKLNVHHSTMRRSPSKRKMSTPYRNTSDQDSCFILPKPLQSPNNINQEEEDDEYDDFDILQFNDNDMNSFDNVGKEEKQNIIYTYSRRMSMRGALQASKRLFEKIKTEEQDQTDPEIKEECIETEVCEETFESHQIPLSESFSEDLSESESDQKNCPYCPAVFESGVGLSNHVRGHLHRVGLTYNARHVVPPEQVASQDRRPRIRRKITAFRRLKKALQMESDSGTVRSIHSCPLCGDSFDNRTGQSNHIRGHLKKLGRSFSSKTKSPLILLRELMRDKKEFQRAIQILGKRRIHYQYGASPKLSSDDRLTPPPIGFPKSHSIPRVCNDAEPLMSTFSLAEMESDESPLESKWDVKNSLQGTTALIGILKKRKCQEDGRLRGSNQMSKNTTLCSNSEHTLDSLPNSICEKGEFNRKVCEHCNATFHSGVSLSNHLRAYAKRKRNALLEGSAFDCKVRRQRSRPGSKKKILPLHTQTPEEMYRLTCRFCDLVFQGPLSVQEDWIKHLQRHIMNTSVPHTGLSMVEITSLPKDPQALDSSLTATHAAS
- the znf644a gene encoding zinc finger protein 644a isoform X3, coding for MLRPSPDHHGKWRLRNRWKTKVMAAEMSCLTGVDEDDKDAEPEINALSLLQEPVRMAQESASSSDSFGKLSLKQNSVLDVLSNTDMLSPVGLGNGPSSHQATQANELNSISTEKEEEKSITPLKTVQEIDSAGIWGFDSDSPENSLDSFSGAGDLHWDPHKEFMQFLWENNGDSSDEEAKADVLPNNSQRRRKRKMDMVVMVDPSEDLYPDLSQTSSEGRKLSKSQSNISQKPFICRECGLSFRKSGSLIEHMSIHQGKRARLTEEIRGTNYKKKEDKNVEMKKLFCPQCPFVAYYPNTFVQHAKTHEKDKRKFRCDKCSFRTFNENDLRRHNVMQHTVITVRKQIQNHDPDSFSCNICSYRAFSKNIFKNHLLRRHQQTFEEYKATQPIQTSAQEYEATQPCEKYSQIQNHDSETYSCNICSYRAFSKNVMKNHLLRRHQQTFEEYEAIQLSQKNGQPSKEQYVPTRKSPVEDAEFMSKISIKNRISSRRACSPSESNDISDLFKNSKIKRGLKSQLMESKLDKSINVLLSRQQRGKKSAEQNEETNNCSNDDSDQFPETFTVKVEDSSLSPNGHSLPSGAAEKHFQSMREPKLNVHHSTMRRSPSKRKMSTPYRNTSDQDSCFILPKPLQSPNNINQEEEDDEYDDFDILQFNDNDMNSFDNVGKEEKQNIIYTYSRRMSMRGALQASKRLFEKIKTEEQDQTDPEIKEECIETEVCEETFESHQIPLSESFSEDLSESESDQKNCPYCPAVFESGVGLSNHVRGHLHRVGLTYNARHVVPPEQVASQDRRPRIRRKITAFRRLKKALQMESDSGTVRSIHSCPLCGDSFDNRTGQSNHIRGHLKKLGRSFSSKTKSPLILLRELMRDKKEFQRAIQILGKRRIHYQYGASPKLSSDDRLTPPPIGFPKSHSIPRVCNDAEPLMSTFSLAEMESDESPLESKWDVKNSLQGTTALIGILKKRKCQEDGRLRGSNQMSKNTTLCSNSEHTLDSLPNSICGKHISDSHHTG